One window of Rasiella rasia genomic DNA carries:
- a CDS encoding DUF4837 family protein translates to MKPIFAALLGLFFIATSCGDGASTISTYRPDSVGNINSLQIVAPEALWNGDVGEVIRQHFAAPADGLPQDEPIYSMVQMKPASFTDFAQRYRLFLHVTLSDSSNVSIKSNSFAKPQVGAFITAPTEAELVELINENKERIKAVFYESEIKEKQKRIKLSLKKLDTLQQDFGVSLKVPTAYRKAHGSKDYYWLRKALEAGTTNIFIYEVPLATIGKDSTIADIITMRNTIGADLLPVEDDSRFITEAAYSPFLFSSELDGKPTYITKGTWEITDAYMAGPFVNYAVRDEANERWLIIEGFTYAPSDKKRDLQFELEAIIKSAKIN, encoded by the coding sequence ATGAAACCAATTTTTGCAGCCTTATTAGGCCTTTTTTTTATTGCCACTTCCTGTGGCGATGGAGCAAGCACCATTAGTACGTATAGACCAGATTCTGTTGGAAATATTAATTCGCTTCAGATTGTAGCGCCAGAAGCATTATGGAACGGCGATGTTGGGGAAGTGATTCGCCAGCACTTTGCAGCTCCAGCAGATGGACTTCCACAGGATGAACCCATATACTCTATGGTTCAGATGAAACCGGCTAGTTTTACAGATTTTGCGCAGCGTTATCGTTTGTTTTTACATGTTACTTTAAGCGATTCTAGCAACGTAAGCATTAAATCGAATAGTTTTGCTAAACCGCAAGTGGGTGCCTTTATCACTGCACCAACAGAAGCAGAGCTTGTGGAGCTTATTAATGAGAATAAAGAAAGAATTAAAGCAGTTTTCTATGAGTCTGAAATAAAAGAAAAGCAAAAGCGTATTAAACTTTCCCTCAAAAAATTAGACACTCTGCAACAAGATTTTGGAGTGTCATTAAAAGTGCCAACGGCCTACAGAAAAGCACATGGAAGTAAAGATTATTATTGGCTGCGTAAAGCATTGGAAGCGGGCACGACCAATATCTTCATTTATGAAGTGCCGCTCGCGACTATAGGTAAAGACAGTACAATAGCAGATATTATTACGATGCGAAATACAATAGGAGCCGACTTGCTTCCTGTTGAAGACGATAGTAGGTTTATTACTGAAGCTGCTTATTCTCCTTTCTTGTTTTCTTCAGAATTAGACGGAAAACCAACCTACATTACAAAAGGAACTTGGGAAATTACCGATGCCTATATGGCGGGGCCCTTTGTAAATTACGCCGTACGGGATGAAGCGAATGAACGTTGGCTCATTATAGAAGGATTTACGTATGCTCCATCTGATAAAAAGAGGGATCTTCAATTTGAATTGGAAGCTATTATTAAAAGCGCTAAGATCAATTAG
- the tatA gene encoding twin-arginine translocase TatA/TatE family subunit: MEALFIPLMMGAWQIVLIVLVVLLLFGGRKIPELMRGLGSGIKEFKDASKDEEAEKIEDKK; the protein is encoded by the coding sequence ATGGAAGCTTTATTTATTCCCTTAATGATGGGGGCTTGGCAAATAGTATTAATCGTTTTAGTTGTGTTACTACTATTTGGTGGTCGCAAGATACCTGAGCTCATGCGTGGTTTGGGAAGTGGTATAAAAGAATTTAAAGACGCTTCTAAAGACGAAGAAGCCGAAAAAATTGAAGATAAGAAATAG
- a CDS encoding M23 family metallopeptidase, with amino-acid sequence MANKEKRTKKIRKKLLHKYRLVVLNEDTFEERFSFKLNRLNVFVFSTIFAFLLIAVTTLIIAFTPLREYIPGYSSTSLKQKATYLTFKTDSLQQELLINEQYLASIRKVLTGDVKTVDFNKDSIIEAAKIEAGDVDLSPSKEDSLLREKVAREDKYNPLTDTEELNVVLFAPVKGTISQKYDAEEKHYAVDIVTVKDAPVKAVADGTVIFAGWTPDTGYVMIIEHPNNILSAYKHNAALNKEQGELVSAGEVVAIVGNTGELTTGPHLHFELWSDGHPIDPTNFIDFE; translated from the coding sequence ATGGCTAATAAAGAGAAACGCACCAAGAAAATTAGAAAAAAGTTACTTCATAAGTACCGTCTAGTGGTACTTAATGAAGATACTTTTGAAGAGCGCTTTTCATTTAAACTAAATAGGCTAAATGTATTTGTATTCAGCACTATTTTTGCTTTCCTACTCATTGCAGTAACAACACTAATTATTGCTTTTACACCGCTTAGAGAATATATTCCTGGGTACTCATCTACTTCTTTAAAGCAAAAAGCAACCTATTTAACCTTTAAAACAGACTCGCTACAGCAAGAACTTCTAATTAATGAGCAATACCTTGCCTCTATAAGAAAAGTGCTTACAGGCGACGTTAAAACAGTAGACTTTAATAAAGACTCCATTATCGAAGCAGCTAAGATCGAAGCAGGCGATGTGGATTTATCTCCGTCTAAAGAAGATTCACTACTTCGGGAAAAAGTAGCTCGAGAAGACAAATACAATCCATTAACCGACACAGAAGAGCTAAATGTTGTGCTTTTCGCCCCTGTAAAAGGAACGATTTCTCAGAAATACGATGCAGAAGAAAAACATTACGCAGTAGACATTGTAACCGTTAAAGATGCTCCCGTAAAAGCCGTAGCAGACGGTACGGTAATTTTTGCCGGCTGGACGCCAGACACGGGCTATGTAATGATTATTGAGCATCCAAATAACATCCTCTCTGCCTATAAACACAATGCAGCGCTAAACAAGGAGCAAGGAGAATTAGTAAGTGCGGGAGAGGTTGTAGCCATTGTTGGAAACACGGGAGAACTTACCACAGGTCCACATTTGCACTTTGAGCTATGGAGTGACGGACACCCAATAGACCCCACCAATTTTATCGATTTTGAATAG
- a CDS encoding GH3 auxin-responsive promoter family protein, with protein sequence MSLKSIAAKIFAKWAVNRMKSWVNSPVETQQKVFLQLIKTAAETSFGQDHDFKNITTHADFVNRVPIRDYEALRPYVNRVVDGESDVLWPGKPLYFAKTSGTTSGAKYIPLTEASMPTHTQAARNAMLCYIHETGDSSFVDGKMIFLQGSPEMVEKNGIQVGRLSGIVAHYVPNYLQSNRLPSWETNCIEDWEEKVDAIVNETIDQNMTMISGIPSWVQMYFERIKAVANKPVGEVFKNFNLFIYGGVNYEPYRAKFEALIGRKVPSIELFPASEGFFAFQDSQHEKGLLLQLNSGMFYEFIEAAHFFEENPKRLTIADVQIGINYVLIVSTNAGLWAYNVGDTVQFTSVKPYRVIVSGRIKHFISAFGEHVIGKEVEQAMNEAMTEFNFSISEFTVAPQTSPEGNELPYHEWIVEFNTAPNDISEVEKKLDSSMQAQNSYYYDLIKGKVLQPLKIKTLPKDAFQQYMKSLGKLGGQNKVPRLSNDRKIADALLK encoded by the coding sequence ATGTCGTTAAAATCTATCGCTGCTAAAATATTCGCAAAATGGGCTGTTAACCGCATGAAGTCATGGGTGAATAGCCCTGTTGAAACACAGCAGAAGGTCTTTCTGCAACTTATTAAAACCGCTGCGGAAACTTCCTTTGGCCAAGACCATGATTTTAAGAATATTACCACGCATGCCGATTTTGTAAATCGGGTGCCTATTCGCGATTACGAAGCATTAAGGCCCTACGTAAACCGAGTAGTAGATGGAGAAAGCGATGTGCTGTGGCCTGGAAAACCATTGTATTTTGCAAAGACTTCAGGAACTACTTCTGGTGCAAAGTATATTCCTTTAACAGAAGCTTCTATGCCAACACATACACAGGCAGCTAGAAATGCTATGTTGTGCTATATTCATGAAACAGGAGACTCTAGCTTTGTAGATGGAAAAATGATCTTTCTACAAGGTAGTCCAGAAATGGTAGAAAAAAATGGGATTCAAGTTGGCAGACTATCGGGTATTGTGGCACATTATGTACCGAACTACCTACAAAGCAACAGGCTGCCAAGTTGGGAAACAAATTGCATAGAAGATTGGGAAGAAAAGGTAGATGCCATCGTTAATGAAACAATAGATCAAAATATGACCATGATAAGTGGTATACCTTCTTGGGTACAAATGTATTTTGAGCGTATAAAGGCTGTAGCTAATAAACCTGTAGGCGAGGTATTTAAAAATTTCAACCTGTTTATTTACGGCGGAGTGAATTATGAGCCGTATCGCGCTAAATTTGAAGCGCTTATCGGCCGTAAAGTGCCTAGTATTGAACTTTTTCCTGCATCTGAAGGGTTTTTTGCTTTTCAAGATAGTCAGCATGAAAAAGGATTGCTCTTGCAACTTAATTCTGGAATGTTTTACGAATTTATAGAAGCCGCTCACTTTTTTGAAGAAAATCCGAAACGTCTTACTATAGCAGATGTTCAAATTGGGATTAACTATGTGCTAATTGTTTCAACTAATGCAGGATTATGGGCATATAATGTTGGGGATACTGTACAGTTTACTTCGGTAAAACCTTATCGTGTTATTGTTTCGGGCCGTATAAAGCACTTTATTTCAGCTTTTGGAGAACATGTTATAGGAAAGGAAGTAGAGCAAGCAATGAACGAAGCCATGACTGAGTTTAATTTTAGCATTTCAGAATTTACAGTAGCGCCCCAAACGAGTCCAGAAGGAAACGAACTACCCTACCATGAATGGATTGTAGAGTTTAACACCGCGCCGAATGACATTAGTGAGGTAGAAAAAAAACTTGATAGTTCTATGCAAGCTCAGAATAGCTATTACTATGATTTAATCAAAGGGAAGGTGCTTCAACCACTTAAAATAAAGACGTTGCCCAAAGACGCTTTTCAGCAGTACATGAAATCGTTAGGAAAATTAGGAGGTCAGAACAAAGTTCCACGGCTTTCTAACGATCGGAAGATAGCAGATGCCTTGTTAAAGTAG
- a CDS encoding DUF6909 family protein, which translates to MALINTHTRTRAQESTGAIERLYITMRHLFNRGYYKPMGVSGETLREALLILRPEIYGSIAEEKIELQGLLYVIDRLPTGIEECRFINLTSDEGYANSHFTPIIPPKRRRNCYRIDDEQMNIEVTRGRSEIYDILTHLTFLFIESHKIMKQVMIDDQGGVIRDWKKLEVAVQKKEALTQQEKEIALTHTANFLGRTFEEVSGVFPLFGCEENPNRFFNIVYFLGKLAIEEATGEEKRIITFSPVLRERLGHHIHGEKWASRIKKVLADQQLLKRPIHIISANMHSVMNTLFAETALPNEAKKYQGLRLFEALSDPKNSKLREKVAKKAKSNGMTLLQDSSGTNIDVQIFDTAHCPDAICNNEGLEIEDKPVIVVMDYAFGEQAYETMDELLKPYSDDRQQQHFLNVVSVSIMGKAGILEGGKGDIMIPSAHVFEGTADNYPFKNRLKKSHFAEDDVNVCTGSMITVLGTSLQNRDVLKFFHESTWNVIGLEMEGAHYQKAIQAAAKIRGSVSAKIKVRYAYYASDNPLETGSTLASGGLGTTGVKPTYVITKRMLNQILE; encoded by the coding sequence ATGGCTTTAATTAACACACATACCCGAACACGAGCACAAGAAAGTACTGGCGCGATTGAGCGCCTATATATAACGATGCGTCATTTGTTTAACAGAGGATATTACAAACCTATGGGTGTTTCGGGAGAAACGCTTCGAGAGGCATTACTCATTCTAAGACCAGAAATTTATGGTTCGATTGCGGAAGAAAAAATAGAACTGCAAGGACTTCTTTACGTTATAGATAGATTACCCACAGGTATTGAAGAGTGTCGTTTTATAAACTTAACAAGCGACGAAGGCTATGCCAACTCACATTTTACCCCTATTATTCCCCCGAAAAGACGGCGTAACTGTTATCGCATTGATGACGAACAAATGAATATTGAGGTGACTAGAGGTCGCTCAGAAATATATGACATACTTACACACCTTACTTTTCTATTCATAGAGTCGCATAAAATCATGAAGCAAGTGATGATTGATGACCAAGGCGGTGTAATTAGAGATTGGAAGAAATTAGAAGTGGCAGTTCAGAAAAAAGAGGCGTTAACCCAACAAGAAAAGGAAATTGCGCTAACACATACAGCTAACTTCTTAGGACGTACGTTTGAAGAGGTAAGTGGTGTTTTTCCGTTATTTGGTTGTGAGGAGAACCCCAATAGATTTTTTAATATTGTTTATTTTCTTGGGAAATTGGCCATAGAAGAGGCCACGGGGGAAGAAAAGCGTATTATCACTTTCAGCCCAGTACTTCGAGAACGTTTAGGGCATCATATTCACGGCGAAAAATGGGCATCTCGAATTAAGAAAGTACTAGCCGACCAACAGCTGTTAAAAAGACCTATTCACATAATTAGTGCCAACATGCACAGTGTGATGAATACACTTTTTGCAGAAACGGCGTTGCCAAATGAAGCGAAGAAGTACCAAGGACTCCGGCTATTTGAAGCCTTAAGTGACCCAAAAAACTCGAAGTTACGTGAGAAAGTTGCAAAAAAGGCGAAAAGTAACGGAATGACTTTGCTACAGGATAGTAGCGGAACGAACATAGACGTCCAAATCTTTGATACAGCTCACTGTCCGGATGCAATTTGTAACAACGAAGGATTGGAAATTGAAGACAAACCAGTAATTGTAGTCATGGATTATGCTTTTGGGGAACAAGCTTACGAAACCATGGATGAATTGCTAAAGCCCTATTCAGACGACAGGCAACAGCAACACTTTTTAAACGTGGTATCTGTTTCTATTATGGGAAAAGCAGGTATTCTTGAAGGAGGTAAAGGAGATATAATGATTCCTTCGGCGCATGTATTTGAAGGCACTGCAGACAATTATCCATTTAAGAATCGTTTAAAGAAATCGCATTTTGCTGAAGATGATGTAAACGTATGCACTGGCTCAATGATTACCGTTTTAGGAACTTCATTGCAAAACAGAGATGTGCTTAAGTTTTTTCACGAATCTACATGGAATGTCATAGGTCTGGAGATGGAAGGAGCACATTACCAAAAAGCCATTCAGGCAGCGGCAAAAATTAGAGGTAGTGTAAGCGCAAAAATAAAGGTTAGATATGCGTATTACGCGTCAGATAATCCACTAGAAACAGGAAGCACATTAGCATCTGGTGGACTAGGGACCACTGGGGTTAAACCCACGTATGTAATAACCAAAAGAATGTTAAATCAGATTTTAGAGTAA
- the rfbB gene encoding dTDP-glucose 4,6-dehydratase — MSNNKVLITGGAGFIGSNYVAHAITTTKDELVVLDKLTYAGDLRNLEGYLDENRLQFVEGDICEESFLKTLFEEHQFTHVIHFAAESHVDNSISGPAAFIETNIVGTFHLLQNAYKLWMDGPNKLKREFSDARFLHVSTDEVYGTLGDTGLFTEETPYAPNSPYSASKASSDFIVRSYYHTYGLPVVTTNCSNNYGPNQHKEKLIPTIIRKAISGQPIPIYGDGKNVRDWLYVLDHCKGIQLALDKGELGETYNIGGRNERQNLYIAHTICEMLDEMHPGSTSYKAQIAFVTDRPGHDFRYAIDASKIENELGWSAKENFESGIKKTITWYLNHKDRLL; from the coding sequence TTGAGTAATAATAAAGTATTAATAACAGGGGGCGCAGGCTTTATAGGATCCAATTATGTGGCACATGCAATCACAACTACAAAAGATGAATTAGTAGTGCTAGATAAGCTCACCTATGCAGGAGATTTAAGAAATTTAGAGGGTTATTTAGATGAAAATCGTCTGCAATTTGTGGAAGGTGATATTTGCGAAGAATCATTTCTAAAAACTCTTTTTGAAGAACATCAATTTACTCATGTAATTCACTTTGCAGCAGAGAGCCATGTAGACAATTCTATCTCAGGCCCAGCAGCTTTTATAGAAACAAATATTGTTGGCACCTTTCATTTATTACAAAATGCCTATAAATTATGGATGGATGGTCCTAATAAGTTAAAAAGGGAATTTTCTGATGCGCGTTTTCTTCATGTCTCTACAGATGAGGTATATGGAACCTTAGGAGACACAGGATTATTTACAGAAGAGACTCCGTACGCGCCAAACAGTCCGTATAGTGCATCGAAAGCGTCATCAGACTTTATTGTTCGTAGTTACTATCATACCTATGGGCTGCCAGTGGTTACCACCAATTGTTCAAACAATTATGGCCCTAACCAGCACAAGGAGAAATTAATCCCAACCATCATTAGAAAGGCAATTTCTGGACAGCCCATACCTATTTATGGCGATGGAAAGAATGTACGCGACTGGTTGTATGTGTTAGACCATTGCAAGGGCATACAGTTGGCTTTAGATAAGGGCGAACTTGGCGAAACATATAATATTGGAGGTAGAAACGAGCGCCAAAATTTATACATTGCGCATACCATTTGTGAGATGTTAGATGAAATGCACCCAGGAAGCACGTCGTACAAAGCTCAGATAGCCTTTGTAACAGACAGACCTGGCCATGATTTTAGATATGCCATAGATGCGTCTAAAATAGAGAATGAATTGGGGTGGTCTGCTAAAGAAAATTTTGAAAGCGGCATTAAAAAAACCATCACATGGTACTTAAACCATAAAGACAGACTTTTATGA
- the rfbA gene encoding glucose-1-phosphate thymidylyltransferase RfbA, producing MKGIVLAGGSGTRLHPITLAVSKQLMPVYDKPMIYYPLSTLMYAGINEILIISTPQDLPLFKKLLGDGSNLGCRFEYAEQAHPNGLAEAFIIGKDFIGDDKVALVLGDNIFYGSGLKELLQQNNNPDGGIIYAYHVHDPERYGVVAFDDHGKALSIEEKPANPKSNYAVPGIYFYDNSVVSIAETIQPSARGELEITDVNNAYLKQGKLNVSILDKGTAWLDTGTFASLMQAAQFVEVIEERQGLKIGSIEEAAYEMGYITKQQLRALAEPLLKSGYGKPLLDL from the coding sequence ATGAAGGGAATTGTTTTAGCAGGAGGTTCTGGCACTAGGCTGCACCCTATTACGCTAGCTGTAAGTAAACAGCTTATGCCGGTGTATGATAAACCTATGATTTATTACCCGCTGTCTACCTTGATGTATGCAGGTATAAATGAAATTTTAATTATCTCGACACCGCAGGATTTACCACTATTCAAAAAACTACTCGGAGATGGAAGTAACTTAGGCTGCCGTTTTGAGTACGCAGAACAAGCACATCCCAATGGCCTAGCAGAAGCTTTTATTATTGGTAAAGACTTTATTGGAGACGATAAAGTGGCATTGGTTTTAGGAGACAACATTTTTTACGGTTCTGGACTTAAAGAGTTATTACAGCAAAATAACAATCCTGATGGTGGGATTATTTATGCGTATCATGTGCATGACCCTGAAAGATATGGTGTGGTTGCCTTTGATGACCACGGAAAAGCGTTATCTATTGAAGAAAAGCCCGCGAATCCAAAATCGAATTATGCAGTACCGGGTATTTACTTTTATGACAATAGCGTTGTTTCCATTGCCGAAACTATTCAACCTAGCGCACGAGGCGAACTAGAAATAACAGACGTTAACAACGCCTACCTGAAACAAGGGAAATTGAATGTTAGTATCTTAGACAAAGGAACCGCATGGTTAGACACAGGTACTTTTGCCTCTTTAATGCAGGCGGCCCAATTTGTAGAAGTTATAGAAGAGCGTCAAGGATTAAAAATTGGCTCTATTGAAGAAGCCGCCTATGAAATGGGCTACATTACCAAACAACAACTAAGAGCGTTAGCAGAACCTCTGCTAAAAAGCGGATACGGAAAACCTCTATTAGACCTATAA
- the rfbC gene encoding dTDP-4-dehydrorhamnose 3,5-epimerase, translating to MEILQSPLEDCFIVVPRAFKDARGVFCETFNKKAFELASGITVNFVQDNQSTSTKGVLRGLHFQTGAKAQAKLVRAIQGSVLDIVVDLRKSSKTFGQSFSLVLTAENRKQLFVPKGFAHGFITLSETSVFGYKCDAYYDAASEGGIIYNDATLKLDWHLSEDEFIVSEKDLQLPSFKEATA from the coding sequence TTGGAAATACTACAAAGCCCATTAGAAGATTGTTTTATTGTTGTGCCCAGAGCTTTTAAGGATGCTCGAGGGGTTTTTTGCGAAACGTTCAACAAAAAGGCGTTTGAATTAGCCTCGGGAATAACGGTTAATTTTGTACAAGACAACCAGTCAACTTCAACCAAAGGTGTGTTACGAGGACTGCATTTTCAGACAGGGGCTAAGGCGCAAGCTAAATTAGTGCGAGCTATTCAGGGCAGTGTATTAGATATTGTTGTAGACCTTCGGAAATCGTCTAAAACTTTCGGACAATCCTTTTCTTTGGTATTAACGGCAGAAAACAGAAAGCAACTCTTTGTGCCCAAAGGGTTTGCACACGGATTTATCACGCTGTCTGAAACTTCGGTCTTTGGGTATAAGTGCGATGCATACTATGATGCTGCTTCAGAGGGAGGAATCATATATAATGACGCAACCTTAAAACTAGATTGGCATCTTTCGGAAGACGAATTTATTGTTTCAGAAAAAGACCTTCAACTTCCGTCATTCAAGGAAGCAACTGCATGA
- the rfbD gene encoding dTDP-4-dehydrorhamnose reductase gives MKHILVTGSNGQLARCIQDVVSANKTMRFTFMTKEALSVTDKESIEEIFSTKQFDYCINTAAYTNVERAESDKDITFAINAEGAKNLADVCRKHDTTLFQISTDYVFDGATTVPYVETDATNPINVYGASKLKGENYVREHCKKHYIIRTSWLYSQYGHNFLKTMIKHGKAGTRLTITTEQTGTPTNANDLARAIVTMVQDDNNGYGLYHFSNEGEATWYDFATEIFSQTSELNSSNLAKTDHYRTFAQRPKYSVLNTTKIKETFKIQPFNWRESLKAVLHTLETN, from the coding sequence ATGAAGCATATTTTGGTTACAGGATCTAATGGCCAGCTAGCAAGGTGTATTCAAGATGTGGTTTCAGCAAACAAAACCATGCGGTTTACGTTTATGACTAAGGAAGCTCTGTCTGTAACAGACAAAGAAAGTATTGAAGAAATTTTCAGTACAAAGCAGTTTGATTATTGTATAAATACGGCGGCGTATACCAATGTAGAAAGGGCAGAAAGCGATAAAGACATTACGTTTGCGATAAATGCAGAAGGCGCTAAGAACTTGGCAGATGTTTGTAGGAAACATGATACTACACTATTTCAAATTTCTACAGATTATGTTTTTGATGGGGCTACTACAGTGCCTTACGTTGAAACCGATGCAACCAATCCTATTAACGTGTATGGTGCATCGAAGCTGAAAGGTGAAAATTACGTCAGGGAGCACTGTAAAAAGCATTACATAATTAGAACATCGTGGTTGTACAGTCAATATGGGCACAACTTTTTGAAAACCATGATAAAGCATGGTAAAGCAGGCACTCGGCTAACTATTACCACAGAACAAACAGGAACGCCTACAAATGCAAATGATTTGGCACGAGCGATAGTAACAATGGTTCAGGATGATAACAATGGGTATGGTCTGTATCATTTCAGCAATGAGGGAGAAGCAACCTGGTATGATTTTGCGACAGAGATTTTCTCGCAAACGAGTGAATTAAATAGCTCAAATCTTGCAAAAACCGACCATTACCGTACTTTTGCACAGCGTCCAAAATATAGTGTGCTGAATACAACAAAGATTAAAGAAACATTCAAGATACAGCCTTTTAATTGGCGAGAAAGTCTAAAAGCTGTTTTACATACGTTGGAAACGAACTAA
- the wecB gene encoding non-hydrolyzing UDP-N-acetylglucosamine 2-epimerase: MKKKNLIVFGTRPEAIKMAPLVKAFLNDDSFDTKVCVTAQHREMLDQVLDFFEIIPDYDLNVMKPNQNLYSLTATIIEGMKPVLDEVKPDYIYVHGDTTTSMAVGIAGFYAGAKVCHVEAGLRTYDRQYPFPEEFNRQLTGRIADYHFAPTAGSKENLLQERTLNDRILVTGNTVIDALLFGIEKVTSPGYSDAEIEMLNAKVDLSKRLILVTGHRRENHGEGLLNICTALKTIAQEYPDTQIIYPVHLNPNVKGPVHELLEGVSNILLVPPLAYPAFIWLMEKSYLIITDSGGIQEEAPSLGKPVLVTRTTTERPEAVSEGTVLLVGTDAERITLKTKQLLDDDAYYKNMSQLHNPYGDGKSVARIVSYIKTL; this comes from the coding sequence ATGAAAAAGAAGAATTTAATTGTATTTGGAACACGTCCTGAGGCTATAAAAATGGCTCCTTTGGTAAAGGCCTTTTTAAATGACGATAGTTTTGATACAAAGGTTTGCGTAACTGCACAACATCGCGAAATGTTAGATCAAGTTCTCGACTTTTTTGAAATCATACCAGATTACGACTTGAATGTGATGAAGCCAAATCAGAACCTATACAGTCTAACAGCCACAATTATAGAAGGAATGAAGCCTGTTTTAGACGAAGTTAAGCCAGATTATATATATGTGCATGGGGATACCACCACCTCTATGGCTGTTGGAATAGCAGGGTTTTACGCAGGGGCAAAAGTGTGTCATGTAGAAGCGGGACTTCGCACGTACGATAGGCAATATCCGTTTCCAGAAGAGTTCAACAGACAACTAACTGGGCGTATTGCAGATTACCATTTTGCACCTACTGCAGGCTCAAAAGAAAATTTGTTACAGGAACGAACCCTAAACGATCGTATTCTTGTTACTGGAAATACCGTGATAGATGCTTTGTTGTTTGGGATTGAAAAGGTGACCTCACCTGGATATTCTGATGCTGAAATTGAAATGTTGAATGCTAAGGTAGACCTCTCAAAGCGACTTATTTTGGTGACAGGGCATAGACGCGAGAATCATGGTGAAGGATTACTAAACATTTGTACGGCACTGAAAACTATTGCGCAGGAATATCCAGATACGCAAATAATATATCCTGTTCATTTAAATCCGAATGTAAAGGGACCTGTACATGAACTACTCGAAGGAGTGTCTAATATATTATTAGTGCCCCCATTGGCATACCCAGCATTTATTTGGTTGATGGAAAAAAGCTATTTGATAATAACCGATAGCGGTGGAATTCAGGAAGAAGCCCCAAGCCTAGGCAAACCAGTATTAGTAACCAGAACGACTACAGAACGACCCGAAGCAGTTTCTGAAGGTACCGTACTTCTAGTTGGAACCGATGCCGAAAGAATTACCTTAAAAACAAAACAATTATTAGACGACGATGCGTATTATAAAAATATGAGCCAACTACACAATCCGTATGGAGATGGTAAGTCGGTTGCACGAATCGTTTCTTATATAAAAACATTATAA